CGGTGGGCGCCATGCTCTCGGGCGAACTCACCAAGCACCACCCCGAAGGCCTGCCCGACGACACCATCCGCATCCAGCTCGAGGGCACGGGTGGCCAGTCGTTCGGCGCCTTCCTGGCCAAGGGCATCACGCTCTACCTGATCGGCGACGCCAACGACTACACCGGCAAGGGCCTGTCGGGCGGCCGCGTGGTGGTGCGCCCGAGCATCGACTTCCGCGGCGAGTCCACTCGCAACATCATCGTGGGCAACACGGTGCTGTACGGCGCCACCACGGGCGAGGCCTTCTTCGCCGGCGTGGCCGGCGAGCGCTTCGCGGTGCGCCTGTCGGGCGCCACCGCGGTGGTGGAAGGCACGGGCGACCACGGCTGCGAATACATGACCGGCGGCACCGTGGTGGTGCTGGGCAAGACCGGCCGCAACTTCGCGGCCGGCATGAGCGGCGGCGTGGCCTACGTGTACGACGAAGACGGCCAGTTCGCCAAGCGCTGCAACACCGCCATGGTGGGCCTGGAGCCCGTGCTGTCGGCCAAGGAACAGGAAGCCCAGAGCGACAAGGCCACCTGGCACCGCGGCCAGACCGACGAGGCCCAGCTCAAGAAGCTGCTCGAAGACCACAACCGCTGGACCGGCAGCAAGCGCGCGCGCGAACTGCTCGACAACTGGGCCCAGGCCCGCGCGAAGTTCGTCAAGGTCTTCCCGACCGAGTACAAGCGCGCGCTCGGCGAGATGCACGCCCGCCAGGCCGCGGCCGAGGCGACGACCAAAGCCAAGGGCACGGCCAAGAAGGCCACCGTGCCCGCGAAGTAAGCCCCCAAGCCCCACGACACGCACAAGGACAGCACCATGGGAAAAGTCACCGGCTTCATGGAATTCGAGCGCATCGAAGAGGGCTACGCGCCCGTGCCCGAGCGGCTCAAGCACTACAAGGAATTCGTCGTCGGCCTCGATGAGTCGCAGGCCAAGGTGCAGGGCGCGCGCTGCATGGACTGCGGCACCCCGTTCTGCAACAACGGCTGCCCGGTCAACAACATCATTCCGGACTTCAACGACCTCGTGTACCAGGGCGACTGGAAGAACGCCATCACGGTTCTGCACAGCACCAACAACTTCCCCGAGTTCACCGGCCGCATCTGCCCCGCGCCCTGCGAGGCCGCCTGCACGCTCAACGTGAACGACGACGCCGTGGGCATCAAGTCGATCGAGCACGCGATCATCGACAAGGCCTGGGCCGAAGGCTGGGTGCGGCCGCAGCCCGCGCGCCACAAGACCGGCAAGAAGGTGGCCGTGGTGGGCTCGGGCCCCGCGGGCCTGGCGGCCGCGCAGCAGCTCGCGCGCGCCGGCCACGATGTGACCGTGTTCGAGAAGAACGACCGCGTGGGCGGCCTGCTGCGCTATGGCATTCCCGACTTCAAGATGGAGAAGTCGCACATCGACCGCCGCGTGGCGCAGATGGAGGCCGAAGGCGTGGTGTTCCGCACCGGCGTGCTCGTGGGCGCCATGCCCGCGGGCAGCAAGGTCACCAACTGGGCCAAGGAAACCGTGAGCGCCGAGCAGCTCAAGAGCGAGTTTGACGCCGTGCTGCTCACGGGCGGCGCCGAGCAGAGCCGCGACCTGCCCGTGCCCGGCCGCGAGCTCGATGGCGTGCACTTTGCGATGGAGTTCCTGCCGCAGCAGAACAAGGTCAACGCGGGCGACAAGTTCAAGGGCCAGCTGCGCGCCGACGGCAAGCACGTGATCGTGATC
This is a stretch of genomic DNA from Hydrogenophaga crocea. It encodes these proteins:
- a CDS encoding glutamate synthase subunit beta; translated protein: MGKVTGFMEFERIEEGYAPVPERLKHYKEFVVGLDESQAKVQGARCMDCGTPFCNNGCPVNNIIPDFNDLVYQGDWKNAITVLHSTNNFPEFTGRICPAPCEAACTLNVNDDAVGIKSIEHAIIDKAWAEGWVRPQPARHKTGKKVAVVGSGPAGLAAAQQLARAGHDVTVFEKNDRVGGLLRYGIPDFKMEKSHIDRRVAQMEAEGVVFRTGVLVGAMPAGSKVTNWAKETVSAEQLKSEFDAVLLTGGAEQSRDLPVPGRELDGVHFAMEFLPQQNKVNAGDKFKGQLRADGKHVIVIGGGDTGSDCVGTSNRHGAASVTQFEVMPQPPEQENKPLVWPYWPLKLRTSSSHEEGCVREFAVSTKEFIGKNGKLTGLKTVHVEFKDGKFVEVPGTEKEYKADLVLLAMGFTNPVASVLEAFGVDKDARGNARASTDFTGGYATNVAKVFAAGDMRRGQSLVVWAIREGRQAARAVDEFLMGYSDLPR